A stretch of the bacterium genome encodes the following:
- a CDS encoding diacylglycerol kinase family lipid kinase yields MSKTIIIVNPAAARGALEKAWKDLSHALKGELRSFNVGFTRKPGEATSLVRKALKEGYEKVISVGGDGTLRECLNGFYENEMAINPKAILGILPFGRGSDLARALGISRDPAQAIKHLSGNKTKLLDVGVAHLFNLKHQEETLYFLNNAYVGIGVLVDQHSNKAPRWGGAKGAYMYGLARAFIEYRIQKMNCRVDGKNHALNVLNLVIANGPFYGAGMYASPMARLNDGIFDVVSIGKFTLARAIRELPRLYSGQYLKLPEVKFYRGKEIELKPAYPNQELPVDMDGDTVGYLPGKFTLLPKAIRFKV; encoded by the coding sequence ATGTCCAAAACCATTATCATTGTTAATCCTGCGGCTGCCCGTGGTGCATTGGAAAAAGCGTGGAAAGATTTATCACATGCCTTAAAAGGGGAACTACGTTCCTTTAATGTTGGTTTTACGCGGAAGCCGGGTGAGGCTACAAGTTTGGTGCGTAAAGCGCTTAAAGAAGGGTATGAAAAAGTAATCTCCGTTGGTGGTGATGGGACATTGCGCGAATGTTTAAACGGTTTTTACGAAAATGAAATGGCTATTAACCCTAAAGCCATTTTGGGAATTCTACCTTTTGGCCGTGGTAGCGATTTGGCCCGTGCCTTGGGTATTTCACGCGATCCGGCTCAGGCTATTAAACATTTAAGCGGCAACAAAACAAAATTACTGGATGTAGGTGTGGCTCATCTTTTTAATTTAAAACATCAGGAAGAAACACTTTATTTTTTAAACAATGCGTATGTGGGTATTGGTGTTCTTGTTGATCAACATTCCAATAAAGCGCCACGTTGGGGAGGAGCCAAGGGTGCTTATATGTATGGTTTAGCCCGTGCGTTTATTGAATACAGAATTCAAAAAATGAATTGTAGGGTAGATGGGAAAAACCATGCTCTGAATGTGTTAAATTTGGTGATTGCCAATGGTCCCTTTTATGGGGCCGGTATGTATGCCTCTCCCATGGCCAGGCTTAACGATGGTATTTTTGATGTGGTGTCTATTGGAAAATTTACCTTGGCACGCGCTATCCGCGAACTGCCGCGTTTATACTCGGGGCAGTATTTAAAATTACCCGAAGTCAAATTTTACAGGGGAAAAGAAATAGAATTAAAACCCGCGTACCCTAATCAGGAATTACCTGTGGACATGGACGGCGATACTGTGGGTTACTTGCCAGGAAAATTTACGCTCTTGCCTAAAGCTATCCGCTTTAAGGTCTGA
- a CDS encoding (Fe-S)-binding protein: MLEEFEKTLELCSACPRLCQSACPVVKTGGNESHSPWGMMQTLNLVRKGAIPFDAEVAKLSYQCLTCKACTEQCDHGNVIPPIVQDVRERAVKQGLAPPEIAGFLAKFHRNNNPFAKDLLTKLKDYVDEKFIHMESPVAYFASCTTIAKAPEVVRDTFELFAKLKIDFVSVYPEAIQCCGYPLLSAGMEDEFVDVAEINFHAMKKYKTIISGSPTCIHTLKNTYKKYAFDLPGKVITINQFLEPFLHNINYKIKKNIRTKLIYHDPCYLSRYLGETELPRELISQVSGYHPQEFHHHGKETGCSGQGGCYSILNKDTSDAIAKERLEEVYDRNIQMVVTQCPSCIHKFRKNSKRLVIKDTISYLNDCIEGVKE, translated from the coding sequence ATGTTAGAAGAATTTGAAAAAACACTCGAACTTTGTTCTGCCTGTCCTCGTTTGTGTCAAAGCGCCTGCCCTGTAGTTAAAACAGGCGGCAACGAATCGCATTCGCCCTGGGGTATGATGCAGACTCTAAATTTGGTGCGTAAGGGTGCCATTCCGTTTGATGCCGAAGTCGCCAAATTGTCTTACCAATGCCTTACGTGTAAAGCCTGTACCGAACAATGCGATCATGGCAATGTGATTCCGCCTATTGTTCAAGATGTGCGCGAACGTGCTGTAAAACAAGGCTTAGCGCCTCCCGAAATTGCGGGCTTTTTGGCCAAATTTCATCGTAATAATAATCCGTTTGCCAAAGATTTACTCACCAAGCTTAAAGATTATGTAGATGAAAAGTTTATTCACATGGAATCGCCGGTAGCCTATTTTGCCAGTTGTACCACCATTGCCAAAGCCCCCGAAGTGGTCCGTGATACTTTTGAGTTATTTGCCAAGTTAAAAATTGATTTTGTAAGTGTGTATCCCGAAGCAATTCAGTGTTGTGGTTATCCTCTTTTGTCGGCTGGTATGGAAGACGAGTTTGTGGATGTGGCCGAAATTAATTTTCATGCCATGAAAAAGTATAAAACAATTATTAGCGGCTCGCCTACCTGCATTCATACATTAAAAAATACGTATAAAAAATACGCCTTCGATTTGCCAGGAAAGGTGATTACTATTAATCAGTTTTTGGAACCTTTTCTTCATAATATAAATTATAAAATTAAAAAAAATATCCGTACCAAGCTTATTTATCACGATCCCTGTTACCTAAGCCGTTATTTGGGTGAAACTGAATTGCCAAGGGAGCTTATTAGCCAGGTATCGGGTTATCATCCGCAGGAATTCCATCATCATGGAAAAGAAACCGGCTGTTCGGGGCAGGGAGGTTGTTATTCTATTCTAAATAAAGATACATCCGATGCTATTGCCAAAGAGAGGCTTGAAGAAGTGTACGATCGCAATATTCAAATGGTGGTTACCCAGTGCCCGTCGTGCATCCACAAGTTTCGCAAAAACTCAAAACGTTTGGTGATTAAAGACACCATCAGTTATCTCAACGACTGTATTGAGGGAGTAAAAGAGTAG